The Actinomadura sp. WMMB 499 genome includes a window with the following:
- a CDS encoding carboxymuconolactone decarboxylase family protein yields the protein MPRLREVPRAEVTDERILFFYDRLFAPDRDPAVDHGTATGTPGDWWTVFAQDPDVFRHAVRGFALYRGASLDPALRELGQCRAGWARGSQFVFSQHCKQMRALKMPEEKIEAIPHWQTADCYTPLERALLAYTDGLVLDGGRVPDAVFDILREHLSDKEILQFTYITCMYDMHAVMSKALRVEYDNREEPIVEVAAPEGYGDRDISDDLAGGR from the coding sequence ATGCCGCGCCTGCGTGAGGTCCCCCGAGCCGAAGTCACCGACGAACGGATCCTGTTCTTCTACGACCGGCTGTTCGCGCCCGACCGCGACCCGGCCGTCGACCACGGCACCGCCACCGGCACCCCCGGCGACTGGTGGACCGTGTTCGCGCAGGACCCGGACGTCTTCCGGCACGCCGTCCGCGGCTTCGCGCTCTACCGGGGCGCCTCCCTCGACCCGGCACTGCGCGAGCTCGGCCAGTGCCGGGCCGGCTGGGCGCGCGGCAGCCAGTTCGTCTTCTCGCAGCACTGCAAGCAGATGCGGGCGCTGAAGATGCCCGAGGAGAAGATCGAGGCGATCCCGCACTGGCAGACGGCCGACTGCTACACGCCGCTGGAGCGGGCGCTGCTCGCCTACACCGACGGGCTCGTCCTGGACGGCGGCCGCGTCCCGGACGCCGTCTTCGACATCCTCCGCGAGCACCTGTCGGACAAGGAAATCCTGCAGTTCACCTACATCACCTGCATGTACGACATGCACGCGGTGATGTCGAAGGCGCTGCGCGTCGAGTACGACAACCGCGAGGAGCCGATCGTCGAGGTCGCCGCGCCCGAGGGCTACGGCGACCGGGACATCTCCGACGACCTCGCCGGGGGACGCTGA
- a CDS encoding acyl-CoA dehydrogenase family protein translates to MLFPVPGHVRDVRDSVHAFVTERVEPAEDVLNAGGDEARAAIGRLQREAKDAGLWALGHPAELGGGGLPFLDYVYVNEVQGRSEWGQIALGTFTLQDSLMLHKYASPRWRDRYLAPMVAGELSPSFAMTEPDVAGSDPTGMETTGELDGDHWVIRGRKWFTTNAAAAAYTTVMCRTEPDAASPHRAFSMIIVPTDTPGYRIVRDTPVLGMGGGTGHGGHYEVAYDDVRVPADNLLGPRGHGFVIAQDRLGPGRIFHCMRWLGQAQRAFELMCARLDARTAFGEPLAAKQLMQQHVFDSYTEIQAARMLTLQAAEQIDAGSQARVEIGAIKVVGARMLHNVVDRAIQVHGAAGLTDDFPLSRMYRHAREARIYDGPDEVHVQSTARRILKAMR, encoded by the coding sequence ATGCTGTTCCCCGTGCCCGGCCACGTCCGGGACGTCCGCGACTCCGTGCACGCGTTCGTGACCGAGCGGGTCGAACCGGCCGAGGACGTCCTGAACGCGGGCGGCGACGAGGCCCGCGCGGCCATCGGGCGGCTCCAGCGGGAGGCGAAGGACGCCGGGCTGTGGGCGCTCGGGCACCCCGCCGAGCTGGGCGGCGGCGGACTGCCGTTCCTCGACTACGTGTACGTCAACGAGGTGCAGGGCCGCAGCGAGTGGGGGCAGATCGCCCTCGGCACCTTCACGCTCCAGGACTCGCTGATGCTGCACAAGTACGCGAGCCCCCGCTGGCGGGACCGCTACCTGGCGCCGATGGTGGCCGGGGAGCTGTCGCCGAGCTTCGCGATGACCGAACCGGACGTCGCGGGCTCCGACCCGACCGGCATGGAGACGACCGGCGAACTCGACGGCGACCACTGGGTGATCCGGGGCCGCAAGTGGTTCACGACGAACGCCGCCGCGGCCGCGTACACGACCGTCATGTGCCGCACCGAACCGGACGCCGCGTCGCCGCACCGGGCGTTCAGCATGATCATCGTGCCGACGGACACCCCCGGCTACCGGATCGTCCGGGACACGCCCGTCCTCGGGATGGGCGGCGGCACCGGGCACGGCGGGCACTACGAGGTCGCCTACGACGACGTCCGCGTCCCGGCCGACAACCTGCTCGGCCCGCGCGGGCACGGGTTCGTCATCGCGCAGGACCGGCTCGGCCCCGGCCGGATCTTCCACTGCATGCGCTGGCTCGGCCAGGCGCAGCGCGCGTTCGAGCTGATGTGCGCCCGGCTGGACGCGCGGACCGCGTTCGGCGAGCCGCTCGCCGCCAAGCAGCTCATGCAGCAGCACGTGTTCGACTCCTACACCGAGATCCAGGCGGCCCGGATGCTCACGCTCCAGGCCGCCGAGCAGATCGACGCGGGCTCGCAGGCGCGCGTGGAGATCGGCGCGATCAAGGTCGTCGGGGCGAGGATGCTGCACAACGTCGTCGACCGCGCGATCCAGGTGCACGGCGCCGCGGGCCTCACCGACGACTTCCCGCTGTCGCGCATGTACCGGCACGCCCGCGAGGCGCGCATCTACGACGGCCCGGACGAGGTCCACGTGCAGAGCACCGCCCGCCGCATCCTCAAGGCGATGCGGTGA
- a CDS encoding VOC family protein, with protein MNREFELGGINHLALVCSDMRRTIDFYSGVLGMPLVKTLDLPGGMGQHFFFDCGGGDCVAFFWFPDAPDGVPGISAPKTRPEEGELLSAVGSMNHVAFHVPVEKFDEYRTRLKEKGVKVSPVLNHDDSEFGVAPKMQDGVFVRSFYFQDPDGILLEFACWTRTFTDADVSHTPKTAADRRPAKESNAAPA; from the coding sequence ATGAACCGCGAATTCGAGCTCGGCGGCATCAACCATCTGGCGCTGGTGTGCTCCGACATGCGGCGCACCATCGACTTCTACTCCGGCGTGCTCGGCATGCCGCTGGTCAAGACGCTGGACCTGCCGGGAGGCATGGGCCAGCACTTCTTCTTCGACTGCGGCGGCGGCGACTGCGTCGCGTTCTTCTGGTTCCCCGACGCGCCCGACGGCGTCCCCGGCATCTCCGCGCCGAAGACGCGTCCCGAGGAGGGCGAGCTCCTCAGCGCCGTCGGGTCGATGAACCACGTCGCGTTCCACGTGCCGGTCGAGAAGTTCGACGAGTACCGGACGCGGCTGAAGGAGAAGGGCGTCAAGGTCAGCCCGGTCCTTAACCACGACGACAGCGAGTTCGGCGTCGCCCCGAAGATGCAGGACGGGGTGTTCGTCCGCTCGTTCTACTTCCAGGACCCGGACGGCATCCTCCTGGAGTTCGCGTGCTGGACGCGGACGTTCACCGATGCCGACGTCTCCCACACCCCGAAGACGGCCGCCGACCGGCGGCCCGCGAAGGAGAGCAATGCCGCGCCTGCGTGA